The following coding sequences lie in one Peribacillus frigoritolerans genomic window:
- a CDS encoding Nif3-like dinuclear metal center hexameric protein, translated as MKTVNGHKIIETFEQFSPKHYAMEGDPIGLHVGQLNKPVTKVLIALDVLEEVVDEAIEHGAELIIAHHPLIYRPLKRIDTNTAGGRIIEKLIKHDIAVYAAHTNLDVAKGGVNDLLAEALQLQDTEVLIPTTETALKKLVVYVPKTDAQKVREALGKAGAGAIGNYSNCSFSGEGTGRFLPGDGSEPVIGSQGKLEEVAEMRVETIFPENIEKKVLSAMIKAHPYEEVAHDIYKLENKGESLGLGKIGVLPEEMTLEQFSEHVKRTLDVEMVRVVGDLQSPIKKVAVLGGDGNKYFTTAKFKGADVYVTGDMYYHTAHDAMMLGLNIVDPGHNVEKVMKKGVARILEKVCREKNYDVEFIPSRLNTDPFRFI; from the coding sequence GTGAAGACAGTTAATGGTCACAAAATCATTGAAACGTTTGAACAATTCTCCCCAAAGCATTATGCAATGGAGGGAGATCCGATCGGGCTGCATGTCGGTCAGCTCAATAAGCCGGTGACTAAAGTGCTGATTGCCCTTGATGTGCTGGAAGAGGTTGTAGACGAAGCGATAGAACATGGCGCGGAATTGATCATCGCCCATCATCCGCTTATTTACCGACCATTGAAAAGGATCGATACAAACACTGCTGGAGGCCGCATCATCGAAAAGCTGATCAAACATGATATCGCTGTTTATGCTGCGCATACCAATTTGGATGTCGCTAAGGGCGGAGTGAATGATTTACTTGCCGAAGCGCTGCAATTGCAGGACACAGAAGTATTGATTCCAACTACCGAGACAGCTCTAAAGAAATTGGTCGTATATGTTCCAAAGACCGACGCACAAAAGGTGAGGGAAGCCCTAGGTAAGGCAGGGGCCGGAGCGATCGGGAATTACAGCAATTGTTCGTTTTCCGGGGAAGGTACCGGACGCTTCTTGCCAGGTGATGGCAGTGAGCCGGTAATTGGCTCCCAAGGAAAGCTTGAAGAAGTAGCTGAAATGCGGGTCGAAACGATATTCCCGGAAAATATCGAGAAGAAAGTGCTATCTGCGATGATCAAAGCCCATCCATATGAGGAAGTTGCCCACGATATATATAAACTGGAGAATAAAGGGGAGTCTCTTGGCTTAGGGAAGATCGGTGTACTTCCTGAAGAAATGACACTTGAACAATTTTCCGAACATGTGAAGCGGACACTTGATGTTGAAATGGTGCGTGTCGTTGGAGATTTGCAAAGCCCAATCAAAAAAGTGGCCGTGTTGGGCGGAGACGGCAATAAATACTTTACGACAGCGAAGTTCAAGGGAGCTGATGTATACGTTACAGGTGACATGTATTACCATACAGCCCATGACGCGATGATGCTTGGATTGAATATCGTGGATCCAGGCCACAATGTTGAAAAGGTGATGAAAAAAGGGGTGGCACGAATCCTTGAAAAAGTGTGCCGCGAAAAGAACTACGATGTGGAATTCATTCCATCCCGGCTGAATACAGACCCTTTCCGTTTCATTTAA
- a CDS encoding tRNA (adenine(22)-N(1))-methyltransferase — translation MNHEKLSMRLERVAIHIPKGSILADIGSDHAYLPCYAVTNGLCDSAIAGEVVEGPYQSARKQVAMTGLGDKIEVRKGDGLEVLKPDEATCITIAGMGGTLISSILESGKGKLGKAERLILQPNVGAANVRSWLIENGWELSGEEILEEDGKIYEILIAEKGDPLRPYRVNKQAGLTFGPYLKEQFSDIFIKKWQLEKKHLERIIEQLDESGRSGLETKRNELKSQISVIEEVLKGEDS, via the coding sequence ATGAATCATGAAAAACTATCGATGAGATTAGAACGTGTTGCCATACATATACCAAAAGGAAGCATCCTTGCAGATATAGGTTCCGACCATGCTTATTTGCCGTGCTATGCTGTGACTAACGGCTTGTGTGACAGCGCAATAGCAGGTGAGGTTGTAGAAGGGCCATATCAGTCAGCACGCAAGCAAGTGGCAATGACGGGTCTTGGGGACAAGATAGAGGTCCGTAAAGGAGACGGGCTTGAAGTATTGAAGCCCGATGAAGCGACTTGCATTACGATTGCAGGCATGGGAGGGACTTTAATATCAAGTATATTGGAAAGCGGAAAAGGGAAACTCGGCAAGGCAGAAAGGCTTATCCTTCAGCCTAATGTCGGTGCAGCGAATGTTCGCAGCTGGCTAATCGAAAACGGCTGGGAACTTAGTGGAGAGGAAATCCTTGAGGAAGATGGGAAAATCTATGAAATCTTAATTGCCGAAAAAGGGGACCCGCTCCGCCCTTATCGGGTAAACAAGCAAGCAGGCCTCACGTTCGGTCCATACTTAAAAGAGCAATTCAGTGACATTTTCATAAAAAAATGGCAGCTAGAGAAAAAACATTTGGAGAGAATCATCGAACAATTGGATGAAAGCGGAAGAAGCGGACTGGAAACGAAGCGCAATGAATTAAAATCCCAAATTTCCGTAATTGAGGAGGTGCTTAAAGGTGAAGACAGTTAA
- the cccA gene encoding cytochrome c550, translating into MNRNPVMPFIIIMVFGIGLMFLLSFKGLGDAKDLAKEKEGGEKTEETESASASPEDIYKQNCISCHGDAYQGGVGPALKGVGDRLSVDEVKDVITNGRGGMPPGLVEEQNIDAMAEYIHGLK; encoded by the coding sequence ATGAATCGCAATCCAGTAATGCCTTTTATTATTATCATGGTTTTTGGTATTGGACTTATGTTTTTACTTTCGTTTAAAGGTTTGGGTGATGCCAAAGATCTTGCTAAGGAAAAAGAGGGCGGCGAAAAGACAGAAGAAACAGAAAGTGCCTCAGCATCACCTGAGGACATCTATAAGCAAAACTGTATCTCTTGTCATGGTGATGCCTATCAAGGCGGCGTCGGACCTGCCCTAAAAGGAGTTGGCGATCGTCTGTCGGTGGACGAGGTCAAAGACGTGATCACTAATGGACGAGGTGGAATGCCACCAGGTTTAGTCGAAGAACAGAACATTGACGCCATGGCCGAATATATTCATGGACTGAAATAA